From Riemerella anatipestifer ATCC 11845 = DSM 15868, a single genomic window includes:
- a CDS encoding DUF4241 domain-containing protein, which translates to MNHIKNIAKLFSKPFVESPLLETFNGGMIHLSSGELVACDPLITPDKEPFSFIFPKGEFSVLIHKEQASNCIAYAEIAFSEETVSKWELAVCNGQNIKDLKEDEIFGFPVETGMGCLMDKDTQKYLNQLELELFQKKGDDFMGIYEEFFHAHFFDENGAIDQFASLIPNEHHKNNIIAFETGYGEGFYASYIGFNENHQPVKIISEFIEIQVD; encoded by the coding sequence ATGAATCACATTAAAAACATCGCAAAACTATTTTCTAAGCCATTTGTAGAAAGCCCTTTGTTAGAAACTTTCAATGGCGGAATGATACACCTTTCCTCTGGAGAATTGGTAGCTTGCGACCCACTCATAACCCCTGATAAAGAGCCTTTTAGTTTCATTTTTCCAAAAGGTGAATTCTCTGTTTTAATACATAAAGAACAGGCGAGTAACTGCATCGCCTATGCGGAGATTGCATTCTCCGAGGAAACCGTTTCTAAATGGGAACTTGCCGTATGCAACGGACAAAACATTAAAGATTTAAAAGAAGATGAAATCTTTGGATTCCCTGTAGAAACAGGAATGGGCTGCCTTATGGATAAAGACACTCAGAAATATCTTAATCAATTAGAGCTAGAATTATTCCAAAAGAAAGGCGATGATTTTATGGGTATTTATGAAGAATTTTTCCACGCTCATTTTTTTGATGAAAACGGAGCCATAGACCAATTTGCTTCTTTGATACCTAACGAGCATCATAAGAATAATATTATCGCTTTTGAAACAGGCTACGGAGAAGGTTTTTATGCCTCGTATATAGGTTTTAATGAAAACCATCAACCCGTGAAAATTATTTCAGAATTTATAGAAATACAAGTTGACTAA
- a CDS encoding acetyl-CoA C-acyltransferase, producing MKEVFIVSAVRTPMGSFLGSLSNVPAPQLGATAIKGALAKINLDPKEVQEVYMGNVLQAGEGQAPARQAALGAGLSKETPCTTINKVCASGMKAVMMATQAIKAGDADVVVAGGMENMSLVPHYYNARQAVKLGDVKMQDGMVLDGLTDVYNKVHMGVCAEKCASEYGFSREAQDKFAVQSYQRAASAWKEGKFSDEIVPVEIPQRKGEPILFTEDEEYKNVNFDRIPTLPTVFQRENGTVTAANASTLNDGASALILMSKEKMEELGLKPLAKIIGYADAAQEPEWFTTAPAKALPKALDKAEVSLSEVDFFEFNEAFSVVGLANNKILGLDESKVNVNGGAVALGHPLGSSGSRILVTLINVLKQNNGKIGAAAICNGGGGASALVIENC from the coding sequence ATGAAAGAAGTATTTATAGTATCGGCAGTAAGAACACCGATGGGAAGTTTTTTAGGTTCGTTATCTAATGTACCAGCACCACAATTGGGAGCAACAGCTATTAAGGGAGCTTTAGCTAAAATAAATCTAGACCCTAAAGAAGTTCAGGAAGTTTATATGGGGAATGTATTGCAAGCGGGAGAGGGACAAGCACCCGCTAGGCAAGCGGCTTTGGGAGCAGGGCTTTCTAAAGAAACCCCGTGTACTACTATCAATAAAGTTTGTGCTTCTGGTATGAAAGCCGTGATGATGGCAACACAAGCGATAAAAGCAGGAGATGCTGATGTGGTCGTAGCAGGAGGTATGGAGAATATGAGTTTGGTGCCTCACTATTATAATGCTAGACAAGCCGTAAAGTTAGGTGATGTAAAAATGCAGGACGGAATGGTTTTAGACGGTCTTACCGATGTATATAACAAAGTGCATATGGGCGTATGTGCCGAGAAATGTGCTTCGGAGTACGGTTTTTCTAGGGAAGCTCAAGATAAATTTGCGGTACAATCTTACCAACGAGCAGCCAGTGCTTGGAAAGAAGGTAAGTTCTCAGATGAAATAGTACCAGTGGAAATTCCACAAAGGAAGGGAGAACCAATTCTTTTTACCGAAGACGAAGAATATAAAAATGTGAACTTTGATAGGATACCTACCTTACCAACAGTATTCCAAAGAGAAAATGGTACTGTAACAGCGGCTAACGCTTCTACACTTAATGATGGTGCTTCTGCTCTTATTTTGATGTCTAAAGAAAAAATGGAAGAACTAGGATTAAAACCTTTGGCTAAAATTATAGGTTATGCAGATGCAGCACAAGAGCCAGAATGGTTTACAACAGCACCAGCTAAAGCCTTACCAAAAGCCTTAGATAAAGCAGAGGTTAGTCTGTCGGAGGTAGATTTTTTTGAATTCAACGAAGCGTTTTCTGTGGTAGGTTTGGCAAATAATAAAATTCTTGGTTTAGACGAATCTAAGGTTAATGTAAATGGGGGAGCAGTGGCATTAGGACACCCTCTAGGAAGTTCGGGTTCTAGAATTTTGGTTACACTTATCAATGTACTTAAACAGAATAATGGTAAAATAGGAGCGGCTGCTATTTGTAACGGAGGTGGTGGTGCTTCTGCCTTAGTGATAGAGAATTGCTAG
- a CDS encoding DUF4199 domain-containing protein — translation MGKSTINNGLAMSVAILLVFFVVYFFFMDVNYFHTTMIANSFVLPLIFGVGAFISVYSYKKEKVRLTFKEAFGKAFAPMFLAGFLSISSIFVFISYVDKDVKSLLNHQYIESFRASLEEEYTKAKQITKPNTEEAKELEQKYEEGKKRIEEKVKKKEDMFSLYHFSLVFAGYCAFFLILSVFFGSFFRSKTVY, via the coding sequence ATGGGTAAAAGTACAATCAATAACGGATTAGCGATGAGTGTGGCAATCCTATTGGTGTTTTTTGTAGTGTATTTTTTCTTTATGGATGTTAATTATTTTCACACTACGATGATAGCTAATTCTTTCGTTCTACCTCTTATTTTTGGTGTTGGGGCGTTTATTTCTGTTTATTCATACAAGAAAGAAAAAGTTAGGCTTACCTTTAAGGAAGCTTTTGGAAAAGCATTTGCTCCGATGTTTTTGGCAGGGTTTTTATCTATTTCCAGTATTTTTGTATTTATAAGTTACGTTGATAAAGATGTTAAATCGCTTTTAAATCATCAGTATATAGAGAGTTTTAGAGCTTCTTTGGAAGAAGAATATACCAAAGCGAAACAAATTACCAAACCCAATACAGAAGAAGCAAAGGAACTAGAACAAAAATATGAAGAAGGCAAAAAGCGAATTGAAGAGAAAGTAAAGAAAAAAGAAGATATGTTTTCTTTATACCATTTCTCTTTGGTGTTTGCAGGATATTGTGCTTTCTTTTTGATATTGTCTGTTTTCTTTGGAAGTTTCTTTAGAAGCAAAACGGTTTATTAA
- a CDS encoding LuxE/PaaK family acyltransferase, with the protein MPSIFDINTEKAFKEACIETFLYQYEKVEIYQKFVDFLNINPKKIEHIEDIPFLPIEMFKNHTVLEKGLTPSLYFQSSGTTQMNLSKHWIANEELYQHSIYKSFKQFIGTPEDFVFLGLLPNYLERQNSSLVYMVDFLMKTSSKEENGYFLYNHQELYKLLNDLQRQNKKVILFGVSFALLDFLDTLADNKWELSYHQHLTIIETGGMKGRKEEMTKDELLHLLKKGFKTQRIYSEYSMTELLSQAYSLGDNLYQTPHWMRILIRNTEDPLSYVENGRTGAINIIDLANRHSCSFIATQDLGKTMHLQGSDYFQVLGRIDHSDIRGCSLLVS; encoded by the coding sequence ATGCCTTCTATTTTTGATATTAACACAGAAAAAGCTTTTAAAGAAGCCTGTATAGAAACCTTTTTGTACCAATATGAAAAGGTAGAAATTTATCAGAAATTCGTGGATTTTCTCAATATCAATCCTAAAAAAATAGAGCATATAGAAGATATTCCTTTTCTTCCAATAGAAATGTTTAAAAATCATACAGTGTTAGAAAAAGGATTAACACCTTCTTTATATTTCCAAAGTTCAGGCACTACCCAGATGAATTTATCTAAACATTGGATTGCGAATGAAGAGTTATATCAACATAGCATTTATAAAAGTTTTAAACAATTTATAGGCACTCCCGAAGATTTTGTTTTTTTAGGATTGCTACCCAATTATCTAGAACGCCAAAACTCATCTTTAGTTTATATGGTTGATTTTCTGATGAAAACCTCATCTAAAGAAGAAAACGGCTATTTTTTATACAACCATCAAGAGCTGTACAAACTTCTTAATGACTTACAACGACAAAACAAGAAGGTAATTCTCTTTGGAGTTTCGTTTGCCTTACTTGATTTTTTGGACACTCTAGCGGATAACAAATGGGAGCTTTCTTATCATCAACACCTTACCATAATAGAAACTGGTGGTATGAAAGGACGAAAAGAGGAAATGACTAAAGACGAACTGCTACACCTACTAAAAAAAGGATTTAAAACTCAGAGAATTTACTCGGAATACTCTATGACGGAACTTCTGTCTCAGGCCTACTCATTAGGAGATAATCTTTATCAAACACCACATTGGATGAGGATTTTAATTCGCAATACAGAAGACCCGCTGTCGTATGTTGAAAATGGGAGAACAGGAGCTATTAACATTATAGATTTAGCCAACCGCCATAGTTGTAGCTTTATTGCTACACAAGATTTAGGTAAAACAATGCATTTACAAGGTTCTGATTATTTTCAAGTTTTGGGGCGAATAGACCATTCCGACATTAGAGGTTGTAGCCTTTTGGTTTCTTAG
- a CDS encoding ribokinase has product MKLSKEQPRILVVGSSSVDLVLKTEHYPELGETVMANSSENFFGGKGANQAVGTARLGASVYFVGCVGMDPYGQQILRNLVEENVNVGFVVENPDIETGTAYVTTSKGKNAIVVVPSANYALSPKHLENPKHLFETADLVLVQLEITDTVIEKVLELCKKNGTKLGIYAAPARPLSKELIEYASFIVAKSNDLSTLFGDDHRDAVLQKLPNKLFVRDDTNSTIYYNGSEMKYFRNDPEEAAYRMGMGDAFTSGFAVALCHGNPINECVKFGNDVSLKVSQHRGSQKGLPYLKDFNLA; this is encoded by the coding sequence ATGAAACTTAGTAAAGAACAACCTAGAATCCTTGTAGTAGGAAGCTCATCTGTGGATTTGGTTTTAAAAACAGAACACTATCCTGAGCTGGGAGAAACAGTGATGGCTAACTCCTCCGAAAATTTCTTCGGTGGAAAAGGGGCTAATCAAGCCGTGGGAACTGCAAGACTAGGAGCTAGTGTTTACTTTGTAGGATGTGTAGGTATGGATCCTTATGGGCAACAAATATTAAGAAATCTTGTAGAAGAAAATGTAAATGTAGGATTTGTTGTAGAAAACCCTGATATAGAAACTGGTACGGCATATGTTACCACTTCTAAAGGTAAAAATGCCATTGTTGTAGTCCCATCAGCTAACTATGCCTTGAGTCCTAAACATCTAGAAAATCCCAAACACCTGTTTGAAACCGCTGATTTAGTTTTGGTTCAACTAGAAATCACGGATACGGTTATAGAAAAAGTATTAGAGCTTTGCAAAAAAAACGGCACTAAACTTGGCATATATGCGGCTCCCGCAAGACCACTTTCCAAAGAACTAATAGAATATGCTAGTTTTATAGTCGCCAAAAGCAACGATTTATCTACACTTTTTGGAGATGACCACAGAGATGCGGTTTTACAAAAATTGCCTAATAAACTTTTTGTAAGAGATGATACCAATTCTACCATATATTACAACGGTTCTGAAATGAAATATTTCCGTAACGACCCAGAAGAAGCGGCTTACAGAATGGGAATGGGTGATGCCTTTACTTCAGGATTTGCTGTTGCTCTATGTCACGGAAATCCCATCAACGAATGTGTAAAATTTGGCAACGATGTTTCACTAAAAGTATCTCAACATAGAGGTTCGCAAAAAGGATTGCCTTATTTAAAAGATTTTAATTTGGCTTAA
- a CDS encoding DUF1573 domain-containing protein: MKKILTGLVLAVGFMASAQTISFDKTTVDYGKVEKGSEGHRYFTVTNTGDKPLVISNVKASCGCTTPEWDKTPILPGKTSKIKVGYNTNLVNPFKKLIEVFSNDPKANRSVIWIQGEVVETSK, translated from the coding sequence ATGAAAAAGATTTTAACAGGGCTAGTTTTAGCGGTAGGTTTTATGGCTTCTGCCCAAACTATTAGCTTCGATAAAACAACAGTAGATTATGGTAAAGTAGAAAAAGGTTCAGAAGGACACCGCTATTTTACAGTAACTAATACAGGTGATAAACCTTTAGTAATTAGTAATGTAAAAGCATCTTGTGGGTGTACAACTCCAGAATGGGACAAAACGCCTATTTTACCAGGTAAAACTTCTAAAATTAAAGTAGGTTATAACACTAATTTAGTAAATCCATTCAAGAAGCTTATAGAAGTTTTCTCTAACGACCCTAAAGCTAACAGAAGTGTTATTTGGATTCAGGGAGAGGTAGTGGAAACGAGTAAATAG
- a CDS encoding MFS transporter, with protein sequence MSNIKENHPSKNIKNNPKVMRAWAVYDWANSVYSLVITSTIFPIYYSIITTAYEKNEYINETGQWVKVPVRNSIKIFGENYHPDAIYGYSLTISFLIVVFLSPILSSLADTIGNKKSFLQFFCYLGATSCMGLAMFVNMHTVFLGLLFSITASVGFWGSLVFYNSFLPDIATPDKQDALSARGYVYGYIGSVILVIICLLLIQVLAETPKQALIMTRVSFLLTGAWWFGFSYYTFKHLPKFGNVKEQLPKDLVLLNLKNVFKSHKEQGGFWVVFKSNIIFYIEIVKESFRELHKVGTQLFKTPNLKFFLTSFFFYSVGMQTIFLMATLFGKSEINLPQEKLILVLLVIQIEAIMGAVLFSRLSKKIGNKNVISIAVFLWIVACVAAYMIDKHSPDAEYKFYGVAGIIGLVMGGLQAMSRSTYSKLLPENGMENTTYFSFYDVLEKVAIILGTFIFATLIEHFNNMRYAALSMVVFFFLGIVFIRFLNEKKVG encoded by the coding sequence ATGTCAAACATAAAGGAAAATCACCCTAGTAAAAATATTAAAAATAATCCTAAAGTAATGAGGGCTTGGGCGGTGTACGACTGGGCTAACTCTGTATATTCTTTAGTGATTACTTCTACTATTTTTCCGATTTATTATAGTATTATTACCACAGCCTACGAAAAAAATGAATATATCAACGAAACAGGACAATGGGTAAAAGTACCTGTAAGAAATAGTATTAAAATATTTGGGGAAAATTATCACCCAGATGCTATTTATGGATATTCGCTTACCATTTCCTTTCTTATCGTGGTTTTCTTATCGCCTATATTGTCCTCTTTGGCGGATACTATTGGTAATAAAAAATCTTTTTTACAGTTTTTTTGCTATCTAGGAGCAACTTCGTGTATGGGCTTAGCGATGTTCGTTAATATGCATACGGTATTCTTAGGACTTCTTTTTAGCATTACTGCTAGTGTAGGATTTTGGGGGAGTTTAGTTTTTTATAACTCATTTCTGCCAGATATTGCCACACCAGATAAGCAAGACGCACTTTCTGCAAGAGGTTATGTATATGGTTATATTGGTTCTGTAATATTAGTGATTATATGCTTACTACTCATTCAAGTTCTTGCTGAAACACCTAAACAAGCTCTTATAATGACACGTGTAAGTTTCTTACTTACAGGAGCGTGGTGGTTTGGTTTTTCATATTATACATTTAAGCATTTGCCGAAGTTTGGGAATGTTAAAGAACAACTGCCTAAAGATTTGGTACTTCTAAATTTAAAGAATGTTTTTAAAAGCCATAAAGAACAAGGTGGTTTCTGGGTGGTTTTTAAAAGTAATATCATATTCTATATAGAGATTGTAAAAGAGAGTTTTAGAGAACTGCATAAAGTTGGGACACAATTATTTAAAACGCCTAATCTTAAGTTTTTCCTTACTAGTTTTTTCTTTTACAGTGTAGGAATGCAGACGATTTTCCTAATGGCGACTTTGTTCGGAAAAAGCGAAATTAACTTGCCTCAAGAAAAACTTATTCTAGTTCTTTTAGTTATTCAGATTGAAGCGATTATGGGAGCTGTATTGTTTTCTAGATTATCTAAAAAAATAGGCAATAAAAATGTGATTTCAATAGCCGTTTTTTTATGGATTGTAGCGTGTGTAGCTGCGTATATGATAGATAAGCATAGCCCTGATGCAGAATATAAATTCTACGGAGTAGCGGGTATTATTGGCTTAGTAATGGGTGGTTTACAAGCAATGTCTCGTTCCACATATTCTAAGCTATTGCCAGAAAATGGTATGGAAAATACAACCTATTTCAGTTTTTATGATGTTTTAGAGAAGGTAGCTATTATTTTAGGAACATTTATTTTTGCGACTCTTATAGAGCATTTTAATAATATGAGATATGCAGCTTTGTCTATGGTTGTTTTCTTTTTCTTGGGGATTGTATTTATAAGATTCTTGAACGAAAAAAAGGTTGGTTAG
- a CDS encoding aminopeptidase P family protein yields MTVTEKLGALRSKMEEYNIDAFVVYSADPHMSEYLPEEWQERVWLTGFTGSAGFVVVTKSKAALWTDGRYFVQAPQELAGSGIELMKEGVEGTPNYIDWIASQIPQNGKVAVNALATAHANWVDLENKLEQQHISLVNQPLLEEIWTDRGVPSKNEVFVHPLKWAGQSVQDKVAAIRQKMKEKEASVHIMSSLDDVAWTLNLRGSDVDCNPVFLSYLVIGEAEAVLFVDLEKLNDEAKEQMEVSGVKLMPYESFFDYLSQLKNEKILVSPNANQAIYNALEGNSFVVAHVPANLMKAVKNSTELEGFRTVMVRDGVAMVKFLYWLKHNVGKEPMTEYSIGKKLRAFRAEGENFVGESFGSIIGYKGNGAIVHYSAKAEGSKEVTNEGSILIDSGGQYLEGTTDITRTLALGAVSQSFIDDCTLALKGMIDLSIAKFPKGTRGFHLDTIARLPLWQKGKDYAHGTGHGVGSFMNVHEGPQNIRKDMNPQELLPGMVCSNEPGFYVENEYGIRHENLVAVKELETTPYGVFYGFETLTLCPFFREVINVELLTEEEKNWLNTYHKTCEEKLGSYLEGAVKDWFLDLVKPL; encoded by the coding sequence ATGACAGTTACAGAAAAATTAGGAGCGTTACGCTCTAAAATGGAAGAATATAATATAGATGCATTCGTGGTGTACTCGGCAGACCCACATATGAGTGAGTATCTGCCCGAAGAATGGCAAGAGAGAGTTTGGCTTACAGGGTTTACAGGTTCGGCAGGTTTTGTGGTGGTTACTAAATCTAAAGCGGCGCTTTGGACTGATGGGCGTTACTTCGTACAAGCTCCGCAAGAGTTGGCGGGGTCTGGGATAGAACTAATGAAAGAAGGAGTGGAAGGTACTCCAAACTATATAGATTGGATAGCATCGCAAATTCCACAGAATGGAAAAGTGGCAGTGAATGCTTTGGCTACGGCTCATGCGAATTGGGTGGATTTAGAAAATAAATTAGAACAGCAGCATATTTCTTTGGTCAATCAGCCTTTATTAGAGGAAATATGGACGGATAGAGGGGTGCCTTCAAAAAACGAAGTCTTTGTTCACCCTTTAAAATGGGCAGGGCAATCTGTGCAGGATAAGGTGGCTGCCATTAGACAAAAAATGAAAGAAAAGGAGGCTTCTGTGCATATTATGTCTAGTTTAGACGATGTGGCTTGGACGCTTAATTTGCGAGGTAGCGATGTGGATTGTAATCCTGTTTTTTTAAGCTATTTAGTGATTGGCGAAGCGGAAGCGGTTCTTTTTGTTGATTTGGAAAAACTTAATGACGAAGCTAAAGAACAAATGGAAGTTTCAGGGGTGAAACTAATGCCTTACGAATCTTTCTTTGATTATTTATCGCAATTAAAAAACGAGAAAATATTGGTGTCTCCTAATGCTAATCAAGCCATATATAATGCTTTGGAAGGAAATAGTTTTGTTGTAGCTCATGTACCTGCTAATCTAATGAAAGCGGTTAAAAACAGTACGGAATTAGAAGGTTTTAGAACGGTAATGGTGAGAGATGGAGTGGCGATGGTTAAATTTCTATACTGGCTGAAACATAATGTAGGTAAAGAACCTATGACGGAATATTCCATAGGGAAGAAGTTAAGAGCGTTTCGTGCCGAAGGAGAAAATTTTGTGGGCGAAAGTTTTGGAAGTATTATAGGCTATAAGGGTAATGGAGCGATAGTGCATTACTCTGCAAAAGCAGAAGGAAGTAAAGAAGTTACCAATGAAGGAAGTATTTTAATTGATTCTGGAGGGCAATATTTAGAAGGTACTACTGATATTACGAGAACATTAGCGTTAGGAGCGGTATCTCAATCTTTTATAGATGATTGTACTTTGGCACTCAAGGGAATGATAGATTTGAGTATAGCCAAGTTTCCGAAAGGAACTAGAGGTTTCCATTTAGATACTATTGCGAGGTTGCCACTTTGGCAAAAAGGTAAAGATTATGCTCACGGGACGGGGCATGGTGTGGGGAGCTTTATGAATGTACACGAAGGACCTCAGAATATTAGAAAGGATATGAACCCACAAGAGCTACTTCCTGGTATGGTTTGTTCTAACGAGCCAGGTTTTTATGTAGAAAACGAGTATGGTATTAGACACGAAAATTTAGTAGCGGTAAAAGAGTTGGAGACAACGCCTTATGGCGTATTCTACGGATTTGAAACTCTCACACTTTGTCCGTTTTTTAGAGAAGTTATCAATGTAGAACTACTTACCGAGGAAGAGAAAAATTGGTTGAATACCTATCATAAAACTTGCGAAGAAAAGCTAGGCTCTTATTTAGAAGGAGCTGTTAAAGATTGGTTTTTGGATTTGGTGAAGCCTTTATAA
- a CDS encoding valine--tRNA ligase, with amino-acid sequence MQISEKYTPSSTEQKWYNYWLENKYFHSEPNHKPPYTIVIPPPNVTGILHMGHMLNNTIQDVLIRRARMRGYNACWVPGTDHASIATEAKVVAKLKAEGINKSDISREEFLKHAWEWTHKYGGTILEQLKKLGCSCDWDRTRFTMEDKLSEQVIKSFVDLYNKGLIYRGYRMVNWDPEAKTNISDEEVIFKEQNGKLYHLKYQIEGTQDFLTVATTRPETIFGDVAVCVNPNDERYQKLIGKTVIVPIVNRSVPIIADEYVDIEFGTGTLKITPAHDVNDYEIGQKHQLQIIDAIDDDGKLNHHGMHYEGKDRFVVRKEIAKELEEKGLLAKAEDYVNKVGTSERTGAVIEPKISQQWFLKMSEIAKPALEVVMNDEIKFYPDKFKNTYKYWMENIRDWNISRQLWWGQQIPAYYYGEGENDFVVAENAEKALELAREKAQNPNLGLADLKQDEDALDTWFSSWLWPMSVFDGLLNPNSKEINYYYPTTDLVTGPDIIFFWVARMIMAGLEWRGKVPFKNVYFTGIVRDKQRRKMSKSLGNSPDPIELIDKYGADSVRVGILLSSAAGNDLLFDEDLMLQGRNFATKIWNAFRLVQGWKQENKPAGAVENQTIEWFGHLLDKTVKEINEQFEKFRISDALHLIYKLIWDDFCSWYLEAIKPNYGEGISKEVYDKTIAYFEELMKLLHPFMPFLTEELWQNITSRNTDEALIIAQQKEASEFDVNIINQFDIAKEWISGVRNYRQSKGISPKETVELYTNALENSNEALIKKLANVSDIYFNEKTDKPSFSFLVGSTELSIPLSETLDLEEEKKKTEEELSYLKGFLASVEKKLSNEKFVSGAPEKVVEMERKKQKDAQDKIALLEEKLKTLG; translated from the coding sequence ATGCAGATTTCAGAGAAATATACCCCTTCCTCTACCGAACAAAAATGGTACAACTACTGGTTAGAAAACAAATATTTTCATTCTGAACCTAATCATAAACCACCCTACACCATTGTAATTCCACCGCCTAATGTAACGGGAATTTTGCACATGGGGCATATGCTGAATAACACCATTCAAGATGTGTTGATTAGACGAGCAAGAATGAGAGGTTACAATGCTTGTTGGGTACCAGGAACCGACCACGCCTCTATTGCTACGGAAGCTAAAGTGGTGGCTAAACTTAAAGCAGAAGGCATTAACAAATCGGATATTTCTCGTGAAGAATTTCTGAAACACGCTTGGGAATGGACGCATAAATATGGTGGAACAATTTTAGAACAACTAAAAAAATTAGGCTGTTCTTGTGATTGGGATAGAACCCGCTTTACGATGGAGGATAAACTCTCCGAACAAGTGATAAAATCTTTTGTAGATTTATATAACAAAGGGCTTATCTACAGAGGTTACCGTATGGTTAACTGGGACCCAGAAGCCAAAACCAACATTTCCGATGAGGAAGTTATCTTTAAAGAGCAAAACGGAAAACTCTATCACTTAAAATATCAGATTGAGGGAACACAAGATTTTCTTACCGTGGCTACCACGCGTCCTGAAACTATTTTCGGTGATGTAGCCGTATGCGTAAACCCTAACGACGAACGCTACCAAAAACTTATCGGCAAGACCGTTATCGTGCCTATCGTCAATCGTTCAGTGCCAATTATTGCCGATGAATATGTAGATATTGAATTCGGAACAGGAACTTTAAAAATAACGCCTGCCCATGATGTTAATGATTACGAAATTGGTCAAAAACATCAGCTTCAAATCATTGATGCTATTGATGATGATGGCAAACTAAATCATCACGGAATGCACTACGAAGGGAAAGACCGTTTCGTGGTTCGTAAAGAAATTGCAAAAGAGTTAGAAGAGAAAGGTCTCCTCGCCAAGGCGGAAGACTATGTAAACAAGGTGGGAACTTCCGAAAGAACAGGAGCGGTGATAGAGCCTAAAATCTCTCAACAATGGTTCTTAAAAATGTCCGAAATTGCAAAACCCGCTTTAGAGGTGGTAATGAACGATGAGATTAAATTCTATCCTGATAAATTTAAAAACACCTATAAATATTGGATGGAAAACATCCGAGATTGGAACATCTCTCGTCAGCTTTGGTGGGGACAACAAATCCCTGCCTACTACTACGGAGAAGGCGAAAACGATTTTGTAGTGGCGGAAAACGCTGAAAAAGCATTGGAATTAGCAAGAGAAAAAGCTCAAAATCCAAACCTAGGCCTTGCCGACTTAAAACAAGACGAAGACGCTTTAGACACTTGGTTCTCTTCTTGGCTGTGGCCAATGTCTGTATTTGACGGATTATTAAACCCTAACAGTAAAGAGATCAACTATTATTATCCTACCACCGACCTCGTTACAGGTCCAGACATTATTTTCTTTTGGGTAGCCAGAATGATTATGGCAGGATTGGAATGGAGAGGTAAAGTTCCTTTTAAAAATGTGTATTTCACAGGGATTGTAAGGGATAAACAAAGACGCAAAATGTCTAAATCTTTAGGCAATTCGCCTGACCCAATAGAATTGATTGACAAATACGGCGCAGACAGCGTAAGAGTAGGAATTCTATTGAGTTCTGCGGCTGGAAACGACCTTCTGTTCGACGAAGACTTAATGTTACAAGGGCGAAATTTTGCCACTAAAATATGGAATGCTTTCCGTCTGGTACAAGGTTGGAAACAAGAAAATAAACCTGCTGGTGCGGTTGAAAACCAAACGATAGAATGGTTTGGGCATCTATTAGATAAAACCGTAAAAGAGATTAACGAACAGTTTGAAAAATTCAGAATATCAGACGCCTTACATCTTATTTATAAATTAATTTGGGACGATTTCTGTTCTTGGTATTTGGAAGCCATTAAACCAAATTACGGCGAAGGCATTTCTAAGGAGGTTTACGACAAAACCATTGCTTATTTTGAAGAGTTGATGAAATTGCTCCACCCTTTTATGCCTTTCTTAACCGAGGAACTTTGGCAAAACATTACTTCAAGAAATACAGACGAAGCCCTCATCATCGCTCAACAGAAAGAAGCATCAGAGTTTGATGTAAATATTATCAACCAATTTGATATTGCTAAAGAATGGATTTCTGGTGTGAGAAATTACAGACAAAGCAAAGGTATTTCTCCTAAAGAAACCGTAGAGCTCTACACCAATGCTCTCGAAAACAGCAACGAAGCACTTATAAAGAAGCTTGCTAATGTCTCTGATATTTATTTCAATGAAAAAACAGACAAACCAAGTTTCTCTTTCTTAGTTGGTTCTACAGAGCTTTCTATACCACTTAGTGAAACACTTGATTTAGAAGAAGAGAAGAAGAAAACAGAGGAGGAACTTTCTTACCTTAAAGGCTTTTTAGCTTCGGTTGAGAAAAAGCTAAGCAATGAAAAATTCGTTAGTGGAGCTCCTGAAAAAGTGGTAGAAATGGAGCGAAAAAAACAAAAAGATGCTCAAGATAAAATAGCTCTTCTGGAAGAAAAATTAAAAACATTGGGATAG